The region TTGCGTAAGCTGACCCCTCTGTTGATACCTTTGAAGAGGAAGAGGCGATCGCTATTGCCGAAGTACAAAAGGAGATCGAAGGTTTGGAAAGTCAACTGACGGAGGTACGCGGCAAAATAGCGAGGGACTTGAAGCAGTTGGGGGTTGAAGTTGACACAGGAGGAACCCGATGATCGCTCAATTGACGAAGCGCACCTATAGCCCGGAGGAGTATCTCGCTCTCGAAGCTCAGGCGGAGTATCGCAGTGAATATCGTGACGGGGAGATTATACCGATGGCGGGGGGAACGACAAACCACAATGAGATTGTGACGAATCTGTGTGTAATGCTGAAGCCGCCGCTCCGGGCGAGGGGGTATCGGCTGTTTACGGAGAATGTGCGGGTATGGATTGAGCGTTATCGGGTTTACACTTACCCGGATGTGATGGCGATCGCGGGGGAGCCGGTGTATTACGGGGCGGGAACGAGCACGGTGACGAATCCGAGTTTGATTGTGGAGGTAGCGTCGAAATCGACGAAGAACTACGACCAGGGCGACAAGTTCGACTATTACCGTTCGTTGCCCAGTTTTCAGGAATACATTTTGGTGGAACAGTACCGCTGGCGGGTGTTGCAGCATTTGCGGCAGGACAATGGTCAGTGGCTGTTGAGTGACTATGAGGAGTCGGGGGATGTGGTGCTGTTGGCTTCGCTGGATCTGCCGCTGCCGCTGAGCGAGATCTATGCTGGGGTGGATTTTGGCCGATCAGAGGCGGATATCGAGGAG is a window of Candidatus Obscuribacterales bacterium DNA encoding:
- a CDS encoding Uma2 family endonuclease, producing MIAQLTKRTYSPEEYLALEAQAEYRSEYRDGEIIPMAGGTTNHNEIVTNLCVMLKPPLRARGYRLFTENVRVWIERYRVYTYPDVMAIAGEPVYYGAGTSTVTNPSLIVEVASKSTKNYDQGDKFDYYRSLPSFQEYILVEQYRWRVLQHLRQDNGQWLLSDYEESGDVVLLASLDLPLPLSEIYAGVDFGRSEADIEERIEGQS